A genomic segment from Halobacteriovorax sp. HLS encodes:
- the uppP gene encoding undecaprenyl-diphosphatase UppP, with product MNFFDATIYGIIQGLTEFLPVSSSGHLALLPHLLTIEDPGVAFDLAMHLGTALAIILYFYRDIIILLRDSFQLLNFKRQLTDGHRSAFYMILATIATGVVAITLKDFAQDYGRNSTFIAINLFLFGALMWASDSLCKQSQEVVLKQKGQAKKAILIGLLQSVALFPGVSRSGITLTTARFMGISREEASKFSFLLSLPLIIGGAILKLPKAFSEQASFDVGTCLFGVFVSFIVGLLTIHFFLKFIKRIGLVPFALYRFAIAIIILLVL from the coding sequence ATGAATTTCTTTGATGCAACAATTTACGGAATTATTCAAGGTTTAACTGAGTTTTTACCTGTATCTAGTAGTGGTCATCTGGCCTTGTTGCCTCATCTTTTAACTATTGAAGATCCAGGAGTTGCCTTTGATCTGGCGATGCACTTAGGAACAGCTCTGGCGATTATATTATACTTCTATAGAGACATTATCATTTTGCTAAGAGATAGCTTTCAGTTATTGAATTTCAAGCGTCAACTAACTGATGGTCATCGTAGTGCTTTCTACATGATTTTGGCAACAATAGCGACTGGGGTAGTTGCAATAACTTTAAAAGACTTTGCCCAAGACTATGGTAGAAATAGCACATTTATCGCAATTAATTTATTTCTCTTTGGCGCTTTAATGTGGGCATCTGATTCACTATGCAAGCAATCTCAAGAGGTAGTATTAAAGCAAAAAGGACAGGCAAAGAAGGCAATTCTAATAGGTCTTTTACAGTCGGTGGCCTTATTCCCTGGAGTCTCAAGATCTGGGATCACTTTAACAACTGCTCGTTTTATGGGAATCTCTAGAGAGGAAGCCTCTAAATTTTCTTTTCTATTGTCACTTCCTCTAATTATTGGAGGAGCAATTTTAAAATTGCCTAAAGCATTTTCTGAGCAAGCTAGTTTCGATGTAGGGACATGTCTTTTTGGTGTGTTTGTTAGCTTTATTGTTGGACTATTAACAATTCATTTTTTCTTAAAATTTATAAAGAGAATTGGTCTTGTGCCTTTTGCCCTTTATAGGTTTGCTATTGCAATTATCATTTTACTAGTTCTTTAG